In a single window of the Coffea eugenioides isolate CCC68of chromosome 3, Ceug_1.0, whole genome shotgun sequence genome:
- the LOC113766141 gene encoding putative late blight resistance protein homolog R1B-12 yields the protein MDVASTCSVDRVFLDLKLLVDNLNVMFRTGKIGYTYVGVTFLKIEAAYLNITFLRTFVMCARNWSYGSDFHLESENVGNEVSLPSFLSCIEDTVNKYEEDIHSLYLMLESDARGIRDVGDEVVFKFLKQIKSFKQAIIQVYFALASSKSLETNSCMPVDELMEFIDSILQNLADLTTIDLCIVEMDPQVSVQVQALEAKLTFLKSFIPFAKLRGTVDIPALLLAHFEVVALNAACLSYMCSCWDDAFCNPEFCSMIYEQQQKITPIDFQVYEIYMEVLRATRSSKSLHNRMMDKQILNNFNDSLISCLWELLCCSSSFMDSMKHEMQILYAGLRFLRSILREQQEKRDEQNETIGALLSEAGIIICSPSLNRAEEGEVSFSKSTEAFACYDMLANTNIRIEHFKDQISGSSIIESVPSFHSLRATEVSKTSGRMLSKGKMPIAHEVMVGLDDEAAKVIERLIWGTKQVEIVPIVGMAGVGKTTLAKKVYNDSSVICNFHIRLWCTVSQEFNMKSLLIQILCSDAKHSRMDDDFQKDEHALLEMFRKKLLKNRYLVVFDDVWDTGAWHELGIAFPDDKNGSRIIFTSRSSNVASRVQYGGEPHYLHPLSEKESFELLQKKVFGKEDCPQALHGLGMEIAKKCKGLPLAIVVVAGVLATIEHDICVWEQFAESLTSTTVSGAEQFKKSMELSYEHLPYHLKACLLYFAAFREDEKICAKKLMCLWIAEGFVEIIEGKRSEDIAEEYLMDLIHRNLVMVSENRSIGGGKTCYIHDLILEFCKTVAKEKNFLQILRGYDELSIFNEPPNLHRLSICCSEEDFIKSKLFCPDLDTLLFFNATPGDKFGMLNISPFFCIYKRLKVLNLEDINLMLKELPAEVESLLCLRYLALRTAQPMEFIPPSIAKLSHLETFRLNSCTTVSLPDSIWNMKKLRHVHVQRNCIILLSSSDNVVENLSTLPNLDTLSNLCLYLDQEGENILRRIPNVHQLQIFNCGGRNRVCCNMSRLECLESLTLGGNYFSGSREHVELSFPMNLKELSLQALGLPCRKMSLIEQLPNLEVLRLREQSMDGQKWELMEGGFPKLRVLTLECVKIVEWIETDPDSDDYFPCLQQLKLQIISNLEMMPACLQHISTLETINVSSCGEGVKSLVREIEEAQEYNGNENLKVIIID from the coding sequence ATGGACGTGGCCTCCACTTGCAGCGTCGATCGTGTCTTCCTTGATCTAAAGTTGCTTGTGGACAACCTCAATGTCATGTTCCGAACAGGCAAAATTGGATATACGTACGTGGGTGTAACATTTCTCAAAATTGAAGCTGCGTACCTGAACATAACATTTCTCAGAACATTTGTTATGTGTGCAAGAAATTGGAGCTACGGCAGTGATTTTCACTTGGAATCCGAGAATGTTGGTAACGAGGTGAGTCTTCCATCTTTTTTATCTTGCATTGAAGATACCGTTAACAAATATGAGGAGGACATTCACTCTCTTTACCTTATGTTGGAATCTGATGCACGTGGCATACGTGATGTTGGCGATGAAgtggtttttaaatttttgaaacagaTCAAATCATTTAAGCAAGCAATCATCCAAGTTTATTTTGCTTTGGCTAGCAGCAAATCATTGGAAACAAATTCTTGCATGCCTGTTGATGAACTAATGGAATTTATAGACAGCATTCTGCAAAATCTAGCGGATTTAACAACTATCGATTTGTGTATTGTTGAAATGGATCCCCAAGTTAgtgttcaagtccaagcccttgAAGCAAAGCTAACATTCTTGAAAAGCTTCATTCCCTTTGCCAAATTGCGAGGAACTGTAGATATTCCTGCCTTGCTGTTGGCTCACTTTGAAGTGGTGGCTTTGAACGCAGCATGCCTCTCTTACATGTGTTCTTGTTGGGATGATGCGTTCTGCAATCCTGAGTTCTGCTCCATGATATATGAGCAACAACAGAAAATCACGCCTATTGATTTTCAAGTCTATGAGATTTATATGGAAGTTCTTAGAGCTACAAGATCCTCAAAATCATTGCATAATAGAATGATGGATAAGCAGATATTGAACAACTTCAATGATTCTCTCATAAGTTGTCTCTGGGAGCTGTTATGCTGCAGCTCTAGCTTCATGGATTCtatgaaacatgaaatgcaaaTACTCTATGCAGGACTGAGGTTCTTGAGAAGCATTTTAAGGGAGCAGCAGGAGAAGAGGGATGAACAAAATGAAACAATTGGTGCTCTTCTTAGTGAGGCAGGCATTATAATTTGCTCGCCTTCTCTAAACAGAGCGGAAGAAGGAGAAGTTAGCTTCTCAAAATCCACAGAAGCCTTTGCCTGTTATGATATGCTGGCTAATACCAACATTCGTATCGAGCATTTTAAGGATCAGATCAGTGGCTCAAGCATTATTGAAAGTGTTCCTTCCTTTCATAGCTTAAGAGCAACAGAAGTTAGCAAGACTTCCGGCCGCATGCTATCAAAAGGTAAAATGCCAATAGCCCATGAAGTCATGGTTGGCCTTGATGATGAGGCAGCAAAAGTAATTGAACGACTTATATGGGGAACAAAACAGGTGGAAATTGTTCCCATTGTGGGAATGGCTGGGGTTGGTAAGACAACTTTAGCcaaaaaagtttacaatgataGTTCAGTAATCTGTAACTTCCACATTCGTCTTTGGTGCACTGTTTCTCAAGAATTTAACATGAAAAGCTTGTTAATACAAATTTTGTGCTCTGATGCCAAACATTCCAGGATGGATGATGACTTTCAAAAGGATGAACATGCATTGCTTGAAATGTTCCGCAAAAAGCTATTGAAGAATCGGtatcttgttgtttttgatGATGTATGGGACACCGGGGCATGGCATGAGCTGGGAATTGCATTCCCGGATGACAAGAATGGAAGTAGAATCATCTTTACGAGTCGATCTTCTAATGTAGCTTCACGGGTTCAATATGGTGGAGAACCTCACTATCTTCACCCACTCAGTGAGAAAGAAAGTTTTGAATTACTGCAGAAGAAGgtttttggaaaagaagattgTCCTCAAGCATTGCATGGATTGGGAATGGAGATCGCCAAAAAGTGCAAGGGATTGCCACTTGCAATTGTTGTTGTAGCTGGAGTCCTAGCAACTATAGAGCATGATATTTGTGTTTGGGAACAATTTGCTGAAAGTTTAACTTCAACCACGGTGTCTGGTGCAGAACAATTCAAGAAGTCGATGGAGCTCAGTTATGAGCATTTACCATATCACTTGAAGGCATGCTTGCTGTATTTTGCTGCATTTCGAGAGGATGAAAAAATTTGTGCCAAGAAGTTGATGTGTCTCTGGATTGCAGAAGGGTTCGTGGAAATAATTGAAGGAAAGAGATCAGAGGATATTGCAGAAGAATATCTGATGGACCTAATTCATCGAAACTTAGTTATGGTAAGTGAAAACAGATCCATTGGTGGAGGCAAAACTTGTTACATTCACGATTTGATATTAGAGTTCTGTAAGACTGTGgcgaaggaaaaaaattttcttcagaTCCTGCGAGGATATGATGAGCTTTCTATCTTTAATGAGCCTCCCAACCTACATCGGTTGTCCATTTGCTGCAGTGAAGAAGATTTTATAAAGTCAAAACTATTTTGTCCAGATTTAGATACTCTGCTATTCTTCAATGCTACTCCAGGAGATAAGTTTGGGATGCTTAatatctccccctttttttgCATCTACAAACGTCttaaagttttgaatttagAGGACATTAACCTAATGTTGAAGGAGCTTCCAGCTGAAGTCGAATCACTTCTTTGTTTGAGGTACTTAGCCCTTCGTACAGCTCAGCCCATGGAATTCATTCCACCATCTATAGCCAAGCTCTCACATTTGGAAACCTTCCGTCTAAATTCTTGCACGACGGTTTCATTGCCAGATAGCATCTGGAACATGAAGAAGTTGAGGCATGTACATGTACAGCGTAACTGCATTATTCTTCTCTCTTCCAGCGACAACGTTGTTGAAAACCTCTCCACTTTACCCAATTTAGACACACTCTCAAATCTGTGTCTTTATCTTGATCAAGAGGGAGAGAACATATTGAGAAGGATTCCCAACGTTCACCAACTTCAAATTTTCAATTGTGGGGGACGAAATAGAGTATGCTGCAACATGAGTCGACTAGAATGCCTAGAGTCACTCACCTTAGGGGGCAACTATTTCTCAGGTTCACGGGAACATGTTGAGCTTTCTTTTCCCATGAATTTGAAAGAGTTAAGTCTTCAAGCTCTGGGTCTTCCCTGTAGAAAAATGTCATTGATTGAACAACTACCCAATCTTGAAGTCCTCAGATTAAGAGAGCAGTCAATGGACGGCCAAAAATGGGAGCTGATGGAAGGAGGATTCCCTAAACTCAGGGTCTTGACTTTGGAATGTGTAAAGATTGTTGAGTGGATAGAGACAGACCCTGACAGTGATGATTACTTCCCGTGCCTTCAGCaattaaaactccaaatcatttcTAATTTGGAAATGATGCCTGCTTGTCTACAGCATATATCAACTCTTGAAACAATTAATGTGAGTTCTTGCGGAGAGGGTGTCAAATCTTTAGTAAGGGAAATTGAAGAAGCACAGGAATATAATGGAAATGAGAATCTGAAGGTCATCATCATAGATTGA